From Caretta caretta isolate rCarCar2 chromosome 3, rCarCar1.hap1, whole genome shotgun sequence, a single genomic window includes:
- the RHAG gene encoding ammonium transporter Rh type A isoform X2, translating into MDPDLLGTELSLRVFQDVHVMIFVGFGFLMTFLKKYGFSSVGINMLIAALGLQWGTLMQGFWHMEAQKINIGIKSMINADFSTATVLISFGAVLGKTSPVQMLIMTILEITIFSCNEHLVVKVLGATDTGASMTIHAFGAYFGLSAARVLYRPGLKEGHKNEESVYHSDMFAMIGTLFLWLFWPSFNSAMAHADLQQRTIINTYFSMAACTLTAFALSSLVEHRGKLDMVHIQNATLAGGVAVGSCADMSIYPLGAMLIGSIAGLISVIGFKFLTPFFFSKLKIHDTCGVHNLHGLPGLLGGLASIIAAMAHVKLGETSPSAPMQAAALGCTIGIALVGGAFAGLVLNLPFLGQPPDENCYNDSVYWEVPAEETRPAGQFGDYGDHRTVNINM; encoded by the exons ATGGATCCAGATCTTTTGGGCACAGAGCTCTCCTTGAGAG TCTTTCAGGATGTCCACGTGATGATATTTGTTGGGTTTGGTTTCTTGATGACCTTCCTGAAGAAATATGGATTCAGCAGTGTCGGAATCAACATGCTCATTGCTGCGCTTGGTCTTCAATGGGGTACCCTGATGCAAGGATTTTGGCACATGGAGGCACAAAAAATTAATATTGGCATCAAAAG TATGATAAATGCAGACTTCAGTACAGCAACCGTCTTGATTTCGTTTGGAGCTGTCCTGGGGAAAACAAGTCCAGTCCAGATGCTGATCATGACCATTCTGGAGATCACAATCTTTTCATGCAACGAACATCTTGTTGTGAAAGTACTAGGG GCCACTGATACTGGAGCATCGATGACTATCCATGCTTTTGGAGCCTACTTTGGATTATCTGCAGCGCGAGTCTTGTATCGTCCTGGTCTGAAAGAGGGACATAAAAATGAAGAGTCAGTCTACCACTCGGACATGTTTGCCATGATTG GTACCcttttcctctggctgttttggcCCAGTTTTAACTCTGCCATGGCGCACGCTGATCTCCAGCAGAGAACGATCATTAACACTTACTTTTCCATGGCTGCATGCACACTCACAGCCTTTGCCCTCTCAAGCCTGGTCGAACACAGAGGCAAGTTGGATATG GTTCACATTCAAAATGCCACCCTAGCAGGAGGAGTAGCAGTGGGTTCCTGTGCCGACATGAGCATCTACCCACTTGGTGCTATGTTAATTGGTAGTATTGCTGGTCTCATCTCTGTCATCGGGTTCAAGTTCTTGACT ccattctttttttctaaactgaaaattCATGACACGTGTGGAGTCCATAATTTACATGGTTTACCTGGATTACTGGGAGGTCTTGCAAGCATCATTGCAGCTATGGCACACGTCAAATTGGG GGAGACTTCTCCTTCTGCTCCCATGCAGGCTGCTGCCCTGGGTTGTACCATTGGGATAGCTCTGGTAGGAGGAGCATTTGCAG GTTTAGTTCTAAATTTGCCTTTCTTGGGACAACCACCTGATGAGAATTGCTACAATGACTCAGTTTACTGGGAG GTTCCAGCAGAAGAGACACGACCTGCTGGCCAGTTCGGTGACTATGGGGATCACAGAACAGTCAACATCAATATGTAG
- the RHAG gene encoding ammonium transporter Rh type A isoform X1: protein MPSAFATNMRFKFSILAIFLEVLIIILFGIFVRYENTQPTTKDIFLYPFFQDVHVMIFVGFGFLMTFLKKYGFSSVGINMLIAALGLQWGTLMQGFWHMEAQKINIGIKSMINADFSTATVLISFGAVLGKTSPVQMLIMTILEITIFSCNEHLVVKVLGATDTGASMTIHAFGAYFGLSAARVLYRPGLKEGHKNEESVYHSDMFAMIGTLFLWLFWPSFNSAMAHADLQQRTIINTYFSMAACTLTAFALSSLVEHRGKLDMVHIQNATLAGGVAVGSCADMSIYPLGAMLIGSIAGLISVIGFKFLTPFFFSKLKIHDTCGVHNLHGLPGLLGGLASIIAAMAHVKLGETSPSAPMQAAALGCTIGIALVGGAFAGLVLNLPFLGQPPDENCYNDSVYWEVPAEETRPAGQFGDYGDHRTVNINM from the exons ATGCCTTCAGCCTTTGCTACCAACATGAGGTTCAAATTCTCTATCCTGGCAATTTTTCTGGAGGTGTTAATTATCATTTTATTTGGGATATTTGTAAGATATGAAAACACCCAGCCCACCACAAAGGATATATTTCTATATCCAT TCTTTCAGGATGTCCACGTGATGATATTTGTTGGGTTTGGTTTCTTGATGACCTTCCTGAAGAAATATGGATTCAGCAGTGTCGGAATCAACATGCTCATTGCTGCGCTTGGTCTTCAATGGGGTACCCTGATGCAAGGATTTTGGCACATGGAGGCACAAAAAATTAATATTGGCATCAAAAG TATGATAAATGCAGACTTCAGTACAGCAACCGTCTTGATTTCGTTTGGAGCTGTCCTGGGGAAAACAAGTCCAGTCCAGATGCTGATCATGACCATTCTGGAGATCACAATCTTTTCATGCAACGAACATCTTGTTGTGAAAGTACTAGGG GCCACTGATACTGGAGCATCGATGACTATCCATGCTTTTGGAGCCTACTTTGGATTATCTGCAGCGCGAGTCTTGTATCGTCCTGGTCTGAAAGAGGGACATAAAAATGAAGAGTCAGTCTACCACTCGGACATGTTTGCCATGATTG GTACCcttttcctctggctgttttggcCCAGTTTTAACTCTGCCATGGCGCACGCTGATCTCCAGCAGAGAACGATCATTAACACTTACTTTTCCATGGCTGCATGCACACTCACAGCCTTTGCCCTCTCAAGCCTGGTCGAACACAGAGGCAAGTTGGATATG GTTCACATTCAAAATGCCACCCTAGCAGGAGGAGTAGCAGTGGGTTCCTGTGCCGACATGAGCATCTACCCACTTGGTGCTATGTTAATTGGTAGTATTGCTGGTCTCATCTCTGTCATCGGGTTCAAGTTCTTGACT ccattctttttttctaaactgaaaattCATGACACGTGTGGAGTCCATAATTTACATGGTTTACCTGGATTACTGGGAGGTCTTGCAAGCATCATTGCAGCTATGGCACACGTCAAATTGGG GGAGACTTCTCCTTCTGCTCCCATGCAGGCTGCTGCCCTGGGTTGTACCATTGGGATAGCTCTGGTAGGAGGAGCATTTGCAG GTTTAGTTCTAAATTTGCCTTTCTTGGGACAACCACCTGATGAGAATTGCTACAATGACTCAGTTTACTGGGAG GTTCCAGCAGAAGAGACACGACCTGCTGGCCAGTTCGGTGACTATGGGGATCACAGAACAGTCAACATCAATATGTAG